The Acropora muricata isolate sample 2 chromosome 5, ASM3666990v1, whole genome shotgun sequence genome includes a window with the following:
- the LOC136918165 gene encoding histamine H2 receptor-like, which translates to MVNSRLANITSLNASNPLTLKGETHVHATIFWIIPSIIINGITCPFTFILNVLVIAAVKRRPRLQSNANIMLACLAVTDALTGLTAQPLFVWSNICLVLRKKNCVNFNVHEICFGLLSTCSCLHLMLVVFERLVAIKFPFRYPYLVTKRKIKLAVPFCWIYCTWWIFAAQYLIDKQNKRLRFFIIAHIMVPCVVFVLSSYGVLYFETRRHQKKIKAQQLPQNEKETFIAERKALKTTALVFGALVLCLFPAVFTILLSAVGIQRMKRNFASMVVTFAMLNSLMNPLIYCWRQREMRKFVFRRSPRQATDNDPQT; encoded by the coding sequence ATGGTGAATTCAAGATTAGCCAATATTACCTCGCTGAATGCGTCAAATCCGTTAACACTCAAAGGCGAAACACATGTCCACGCTACAATCTTCTGGATTATCCCAAGCATTATAATTAACGGCATAACTTGTCCTTTCACCTTTATACTGAACGTGTTGGTGATCGCTGCTGTAAAAAGAAGACCAAGACTCCAGAGCAACGCCAACATCATGCTGGCCTGTTTGGCTGTGACTGATGCACTAACAGGTTTGACAGCACAGCCATTGTTCGTTTGGTCCAACATATGCCTGGTCCTccgcaaaaaaaattgtgttaacTTTAACGTTCATGAAATTTGCTTTGGCCTTCTGTCCACTTGCTCTTGTCTTCATCTTATGCTGGTTGTTTTCGAGAGACTCGTTGCAATCAAATTTCCCTTTCGTTATCCTTACCTTGTGACCAAGCGAAAAATCAAGTTGGCAGTTCCATTCTGTTGGATATACTGTACTTGGTGGATTTTTGCAGCACAATATTTGattgacaaacaaaataaaaggcTACGATTTTTCATTATTGCACATATCATGGTCCCGTGTGTTGTTTTTGTGCTATCGTCTTACGGTGTCTTGTATTTTGAGACACGTCGTCACCAAAAGAAGATAAAAGCTCAACAGCTGCCACAAAATGAGAAAGAAACTTTCATTGCAGAGAGGAAAGCACTGAAGACAACTGCTTTAGTGTTTGGTGCTCTTGTGCTTTGTTTATTTCCAGCAGTTTTCACTATTCTACTGAGTGCTGTTGGAATTCAAAGGATGAAACGAAACTTTGCGTCCATGGTCGTGACTTTTGCGATGTTGAACTCGCTCATGAATCCATTGATTTATTGTTGGAGACAAAGAGAAATGCGAAAGTTTGTATTTAGAAGGTCGCCAAGGCAGGCAACCGACAATGACCCCCAGACTTGA
- the LOC136917577 gene encoding histamine H2 receptor-like — MVNSRLANITSLNASNPLTFKGETQDVHSTIFWIIPSIIINGITCPFTFILNVLVIAAVKRRPRLQSNANIMLACLAVTDALIGLTAQPLFVLSKICLVLRINNCVILNVHEICLSFLSTCSCLHLMLVVFERLVAIKFPFRYPFIVTRRNIKLAVPFCWIYCSWWIFAAQCLIDKENKRLRFLIFAHTMVPCVVFVLSSYGVLYFETRRHQKKIKTQQLPQNEKETFIAEGKALRTTALVFGALVLCLFPVVFIFLLGAVGIQMKKGNSASMVVTFAMLNSLMNPLIYCWRQREMRKFVFRRSPRHATDNDLQT; from the coding sequence ATGGTGAATTCAAGATTAGCCAACATTACCTCGCTGAATGCGTCAAATCCGTTAACATTCAAAGGCGAAACACAAGATGTCCACTCAACAATCTTCTGGATTATCCCAAGCATTATAATCAACGGCATAACTTGTCCTTTCACCTTTATACTGAACGTGTTGGTGATCGCTGCTGTAAAAAGAAGGCCAAGACTCCAGAGCAACGCCAACATCATGCTGGCCTGTTTGGCTGTGACTGATGCTCTAATAGGTTTGACAGCACAGCCATTGTTCGTTTTGTCCAAGATATGCCTGGTCCTCCGCATAAACAATTGTGTTATCTTAAACGTTCATGAAATTTGCCTTAGTTTTCTGTCCACTTGCTCTTGTCTTCATCTTATGCTGGTTGTTTTCGAGAGACTCGTAGCAATCAAATTTCCCTTTCGTTATCCCTTCATTGTGACTAGGCGAAACATCAAGTTGGCAGTTCCATTCTGTTGGATCTACTGTAGTTGGTGGATTTTTGCAGCACAATGTTTGAttgacaaagaaaataaaaggctACGATTTTTAATTTTCGCACATACCATGGTCCCGTGTGTTGTTTTTGTGCTATCGTCTTACGGTGTCCTGTATTTTGAAACACGTCGTCAccaaaagaagataaaaactcAACAGCTGCCACAAAATGAGAAAGAAACTTTCATTGCAGAAGGCAAAGCACTGAGGACAACTGCTTTAGTGTTTGGTGCTCTTGTGCTTTGTCTATTTCCagtagttttcatttttctacTAGGTGCTGTTGGAATTCAAATGAAGAAAGGAAACTCTGCGTCCATGGTCGTGACTTTTGCGATGTTGAACTCGCTCATGAATCCATTGATTTATTGTTGGAGACAAAGAGAAATGCGAAAGTTTGTATTTAGAAGGTCGCCAAGGCATGCAACCGACAATGATCTCCAGACTTAA